Proteins from one Pontibacter korlensis genomic window:
- a CDS encoding SusC/RagA family TonB-linked outer membrane protein, whose translation MKRIVLFCLMLGWLLPEAIAQQLVSGKVTEASTRQPLPGVTVLVKGTTIGAATDVEGNYSLQVPGPDATLVFTFIGYTPREVAVGNQSVINVTMAEDNKVLGEVVVTGYGEIRKNDLTGAQTTISTSAIEKTVNTTIEQAIQGRAAGVYVTQNTGAPGGGISVNIRGVNSINGSNEPLYVIDGVQITGSTSASGSNPLSTLNPSDIESMEILQGPSATAVYGSRATNGVVLITTKRGKAGEVRINYNYLHSIQTPPQELEVMNLRQYAQMEKEYKGIAGGVVREEFLDPSILGEGTNWQKELFQTAPMQKHQVSLSGGGEKTTYYLSGEYLNQEGIALGSGFDRYSVRLNMDNKAKEWLTINGNFNYAQTDERLSTTQSNIISRAIQLPPHIPVRNIDGSYGGGTVTPTNSSEQFTPPNPIGLANITTNELTRRRFLGGLTAAFHIVEGLDFRTSVNGDVNFTNSTYFLPTYQFGYQKNEEARLSNSHNMNTYWNWNQMLQYQKQFGRHSLNLMATHESQESTWRNLSGERRGFQTNDVLDLNAGDILTSVAGGGHGEWAMESYLGRVNYNFDDRYIIQAAFRADGSINFGPENKWGYFPSVSAAWRVSEEDFFNVGFVSDLRLRYEIGLTGNQGSSGAIYGTLAPGPTPWGTGFLPNRYPNPNFQWEETKTNNFGINLGLFENRVQVEADYYIKDTDNLILQASLPWYMGTNGSGAVQPPFVNIGSLRNKGWSLTLNTINIDNGSFRWESNFNISHFKTTIKSLSTESSILNRRTREWNEWEQRSVVGQAPWLFWGYIEDGIFQDMEDLQNSPRPADNNGEPFPIAENSIWVGDVKYRDLNGDGIITGEDQTFIGNPWPKYYAGFTNNFSYKGFDLSVLITSTIGNDIYNYLRAENSNPNNINLGRNLFIGAFDYAKVELDSEGNPYLLNPNTNVARMSSSNRNNNFDRHTDKYVEDGSFVRLKNVTLNYNLPASLLGNQKIVKGARIGVSAQNIATITGYSGFDPEVGSHVGGLENPNTAAIGVDYGRYPLTPIYSVNVGIDF comes from the coding sequence ATGAAAAGAATTGTACTTTTTTGTTTGATGCTGGGGTGGCTCCTTCCAGAAGCCATTGCGCAACAGTTGGTCAGCGGGAAGGTGACCGAGGCATCTACAAGACAGCCATTGCCAGGGGTTACTGTGCTGGTGAAAGGAACAACAATAGGAGCAGCAACAGACGTGGAGGGTAACTATAGCCTGCAGGTACCCGGTCCAGACGCAACTCTTGTATTTACCTTTATTGGCTATACTCCAAGAGAGGTGGCTGTAGGAAACCAGTCTGTTATCAACGTTACCATGGCGGAGGATAACAAGGTGTTGGGCGAGGTAGTAGTAACAGGCTACGGCGAGATCAGAAAAAATGACCTGACAGGCGCTCAGACTACGATCAGCACGTCAGCAATAGAGAAAACGGTTAACACTACTATTGAGCAGGCTATACAGGGGCGTGCCGCCGGTGTATATGTTACCCAAAATACAGGTGCACCTGGTGGTGGTATTTCTGTGAACATTAGAGGTGTTAACTCCATTAACGGAAGCAACGAACCCCTTTATGTAATAGATGGTGTGCAGATCACTGGGTCTACATCTGCTTCAGGTTCTAACCCGCTTTCTACACTAAACCCATCTGATATTGAGAGCATGGAGATCCTGCAGGGGCCTTCTGCTACAGCTGTATATGGCTCTAGAGCTACGAACGGCGTGGTTCTGATCACAACAAAACGAGGTAAAGCTGGCGAGGTGCGTATCAATTACAACTACCTGCACAGTATACAGACTCCTCCACAAGAGTTGGAAGTAATGAACCTGCGTCAGTATGCGCAGATGGAAAAGGAGTACAAAGGTATTGCTGGCGGAGTTGTTAGAGAAGAATTCCTGGATCCTTCTATACTAGGTGAAGGTACTAACTGGCAGAAAGAGCTTTTCCAGACTGCACCTATGCAAAAGCATCAGGTAAGCTTAAGCGGAGGTGGAGAGAAAACCACTTACTATTTGTCTGGTGAATATCTGAACCAGGAAGGTATAGCCCTAGGCTCGGGCTTTGACCGCTACTCTGTACGTCTGAACATGGACAACAAGGCTAAGGAGTGGTTAACGATCAACGGTAACTTCAACTATGCTCAAACAGATGAGAGACTATCAACAACACAGTCTAACATCATCTCAAGAGCTATTCAGTTGCCTCCGCACATTCCGGTAAGAAACATCGATGGTTCTTATGGCGGTGGTACTGTTACGCCTACAAACTCATCAGAGCAGTTTACACCACCTAACCCGATTGGTCTTGCCAACATCACAACGAATGAGCTAACCCGCAGACGCTTCTTGGGTGGCTTAACAGCGGCATTTCATATTGTAGAGGGACTTGATTTCAGGACCTCGGTAAATGGGGACGTAAACTTTACGAACTCAACTTACTTCCTGCCTACTTATCAGTTCGGATATCAGAAGAACGAAGAGGCAAGGCTAAGCAACAGCCACAACATGAATACCTACTGGAACTGGAACCAAATGCTCCAGTATCAGAAGCAGTTCGGGCGCCATAGCCTAAACCTGATGGCTACGCATGAGTCGCAGGAGTCTACCTGGAGAAACCTGTCTGGTGAAAGACGCGGTTTCCAGACTAATGATGTGCTTGACCTAAACGCAGGTGATATTTTGACCAGCGTTGCTGGCGGTGGCCACGGCGAGTGGGCCATGGAGTCTTACCTGGGCAGGGTTAACTACAACTTCGACGACCGTTACATTATTCAGGCGGCCTTCCGTGCAGACGGCTCTATCAACTTCGGTCCTGAGAACAAGTGGGGTTACTTCCCTTCTGTGTCAGCTGCTTGGAGAGTGTCTGAGGAAGACTTCTTCAATGTTGGTTTCGTGAGCGACCTGCGCCTGCGCTATGAGATAGGCTTGACAGGTAACCAGGGTAGCAGTGGTGCTATTTATGGTACACTTGCTCCAGGTCCAACGCCATGGGGTACGGGCTTCCTTCCAAACAGATACCCTAACCCGAACTTCCAGTGGGAGGAGACAAAGACAAACAACTTTGGTATAAACCTGGGCCTGTTTGAAAACAGAGTACAAGTAGAAGCAGACTACTACATCAAGGACACCGATAACCTGATCTTGCAGGCTTCATTGCCTTGGTATATGGGTACCAACGGTTCAGGTGCTGTTCAGCCTCCGTTTGTAAACATAGGCTCTTTGCGGAACAAGGGCTGGAGCTTAACATTGAACACCATCAACATCGACAATGGTAGCTTCAGATGGGAGTCCAACTTCAACATATCTCACTTTAAGACCACGATAAAGAGCCTTTCTACTGAAAGCAGCATACTCAACCGCAGAACCAGAGAGTGGAATGAGTGGGAGCAGCGTTCTGTAGTAGGTCAGGCTCCTTGGTTATTCTGGGGTTACATCGAAGATGGCATTTTCCAGGATATGGAAGACCTGCAGAATAGCCCAAGACCAGCTGATAATAATGGAGAACCATTCCCTATTGCTGAGAACAGTATCTGGGTAGGTGACGTGAAGTACCGCGACCTAAACGGTGACGGCATCATCACTGGGGAAGATCAAACGTTTATTGGTAACCCATGGCCTAAGTACTATGCTGGCTTTACCAACAACTTCTCATACAAAGGCTTCGATTTGAGTGTTCTGATTACAAGCACTATCGGTAACGACATCTACAACTACCTGCGTGCTGAGAATTCTAATCCGAACAACATTAACCTGGGTCGCAACCTGTTTATAGGTGCGTTTGACTACGCTAAAGTAGAGCTGGACAGCGAAGGAAATCCTTACCTGCTGAACCCAAATACAAATGTGGCCAGAATGTCGAGCTCAAACAGAAACAACAATTTCGACCGCCACACTGACAAGTATGTGGAAGATGGCTCTTTTGTAAGGTTAAAGAACGTTACCCTGAACTACAACCTGCCTGCATCTCTGCTGGGGAACCAGAAGATTGTGAAAGGTGCCAGAATTGGTGTAAGCGCTCAGAACATAGCTACCATCACCGGCTACTCAGGATTTGATCCGGAGGTAGGCTCGCATGTTGGAGGTTTGGAGAACCCTAACACGGCTGCTATTGGTGTAGACTATGGTCGCTACCCATTAACACCGATCTACTCTGTGAACGTTGGTATTGATTTTTAA
- a CDS encoding RagB/SusD family nutrient uptake outer membrane protein produces the protein MKNRFLYIGGLLVLSVFSGCEKEFLERAPQDTLVDANFFKTNEQVLAASAPLYSVVWKDYVDKASWALGDLRGGTTFRAWGYRDDVLFNTTEVSTSNNEAYRAFFIVIGQSNTLIQNINRYAGAEVSEEIKNHAIAEARFMRATAYSYLVMNYGAVPIIENNLDLLNNPAVRRNTIESVWEFITRDYLFAAENLPAAPIQPGRITKWSAEGMLARTYLTRAGLGASGGNRNQEYLNKAKEYAERVITMSGRSLLPNYADLFRYPYDNNAESLFEQQWVFTTDYGYANTMVSQITFSNDIANGDGWGGDLGASWWMLSLYDGLISEGDPNTDEDDGRAPGFTVDQRLKASYMLPGAHYPEISQTVRDADGTEREQQLIFPAPAADAEQSFASIKKYVVGKAKDVGGQATTQRYPNNTYMLRLAEMYLIYAEATLGNSASTSDDTALDYFNAVHTRAGLPAFEGPLTWDDIFEERMKEFAMEGLAWYDLVRLHYYNPQKAYDIINSQDRGLFVIKPNRMPNPTGWTFTKTEYFTERKANANSGNFELPIPAAEASQAPGLREEPVPYEFGE, from the coding sequence ATGAAAAATAGATTCTTATATATAGGAGGGCTTCTTGTACTATCTGTGTTTTCAGGCTGTGAGAAGGAGTTTCTGGAAAGAGCTCCGCAGGATACACTGGTAGATGCCAATTTCTTCAAGACAAACGAACAGGTACTTGCTGCCTCGGCTCCTCTATACAGCGTTGTGTGGAAGGATTATGTAGACAAAGCTTCCTGGGCTCTTGGTGACCTGCGAGGAGGTACAACTTTCCGTGCCTGGGGTTATAGGGATGATGTGTTGTTTAACACAACAGAAGTTTCTACATCAAACAATGAAGCTTACCGCGCCTTCTTCATTGTAATCGGGCAGTCGAACACTCTGATCCAAAACATCAACAGATATGCCGGAGCAGAGGTAAGTGAGGAAATCAAGAACCATGCTATTGCCGAAGCACGCTTCATGCGTGCTACGGCCTACAGTTATCTGGTAATGAACTATGGTGCTGTGCCGATTATCGAGAACAACCTGGATTTGCTTAACAACCCGGCTGTTCGCCGCAACACCATAGAAAGTGTTTGGGAGTTTATCACGAGGGACTATCTTTTTGCTGCGGAGAATTTACCAGCGGCTCCGATACAACCAGGCAGAATAACCAAGTGGTCGGCTGAAGGTATGTTGGCCAGAACCTACCTGACAAGAGCAGGCTTAGGGGCGAGCGGCGGTAACAGAAATCAGGAGTACCTGAATAAAGCAAAAGAGTATGCGGAAAGAGTCATCACTATGAGTGGTCGTTCGCTGCTTCCTAACTATGCTGACCTTTTCAGATATCCTTACGATAACAATGCTGAATCACTGTTTGAGCAGCAGTGGGTATTCACCACCGATTATGGTTATGCTAATACGATGGTGTCTCAGATTACCTTTAGCAACGACATTGCCAACGGCGATGGATGGGGAGGTGACTTAGGAGCATCGTGGTGGATGCTGAGCCTGTATGACGGACTGATTAGCGAGGGTGATCCAAACACTGATGAGGATGATGGTCGCGCACCTGGTTTTACAGTAGACCAAAGACTTAAGGCTAGCTATATGCTACCTGGAGCTCATTATCCGGAGATAAGCCAGACGGTAAGAGATGCAGATGGTACAGAAAGAGAGCAACAACTTATCTTCCCGGCACCAGCAGCAGATGCAGAGCAAAGCTTTGCCAGCATTAAGAAATATGTAGTAGGTAAAGCGAAAGATGTTGGCGGACAGGCAACTACGCAGCGATACCCTAACAATACTTATATGTTAAGGTTAGCGGAGATGTACCTGATCTATGCGGAGGCAACTCTTGGTAACAGCGCCTCTACCTCAGACGACACAGCACTTGATTACTTTAATGCGGTGCATACGCGTGCAGGCTTACCTGCCTTCGAGGGGCCGCTTACCTGGGATGATATCTTCGAGGAGCGCATGAAGGAATTCGCGATGGAAGGGTTGGCATGGTATGACCTAGTGAGGCTGCATTACTATAACCCTCAGAAGGCATATGACATCATTAATAGCCAGGACCGCGGACTTTTTGTGATAAAGCCAAACAGGATGCCAAACCCAACTGGCTGGACATTTACTAAAACAGAGTACTTCACAGAAAGAAAAGCCAACGCCAACTCCGGAAACTTTGAGCTGCCAATACCTGCAGCCGAGGCAAGCCAAGCTCCTGGCTTAAGAGAAGAGCCTGTGCCTTATGAATTCGGAGAGTAA